From the Ralstonia wenshanensis genome, the window AGCACGAAGCCCAGCACGGGCGGAAAGCCGCGCACCACGGCGGCGACAAACCAGTCGCGTGCAACAAACCGGCGACCTTCATGGGCGGCATCGGACTGCACGCCGGACAACGTTTTGACGAGCGTGTTCATGTCGGACTCCATCGACGTGAGGAACCGCAATCAGAAATTCGGAAGTTCAGGAGGGCAGCGGCGTCAGGCTTTCAGCTTGAAGCCGTCGGCATACGCGGCGGGGTTCTTCGCATCCCACACCACGCCGTCGATCAGCTTGGCCGTGCGCATGTCGCTCTTGGGCAGTGGCGTGCCGGTGGCGGCTGCCGCCTGCTTGTAGATGTCGATGCGGTTGATCTGCTTGGCCACGGCCAGGTAATCCGGATGCGCCTTCAGCAGGCCCCAGCGCTTGTGCTGCGTGAGGAACCACATGCCGTCCGACAGGTACGGGAAGTTGACCGCGCCATCGTGATAGAAACGCATCGGGTCCGGGTCGTCCCAGGTCTTGCCCAGGCCATTCGAGTAACGGCCCAGCATGCGGTCGAGAATGATGTCCATGTCGGTGTTGACGTAGGACTTGGCGGCGATGGTCTCGGCCGTCTTGCGGCGGTTCGACGCGGATGCATCGATGAACTTGCTCGCCTCCAGCACCGCAGCGGTGAGGGCACGTGCGGTGTTCGGATACTTCTGCACAAACTCCGCCGTGGTGCCGAGCACCTTCTCGGGGTGGTCTTTCCAGATGGCCTGTGTGGTCTCGGCGGTAAAGCCGATGTTGTCGGCAATCGCGCGCGCACCCCACGGCTCGCCCACGCAGAAGCCGTCCATGTTGCCCACGCGCATGTTGGCCACCATCTGCGGCGGCGGCACGGTGATCGCCTTCGCATCCTGCAGCGGATGGATGCCGTGCGCGGCCAGCCAGTAGTACAGCCACATCGCGTGCGTGCCGGTGGGGAAGGTCTGCGCGAAGACGTATTCGCGCTTCTCCTTGGTCATGACCGCACGCAGCGATGCGCCATCCTTGACGCCCGCTGCCTTGAGCTTGTTCGACAGCGTGATCGCCTGGCCGTTGTTGTTGAGCGTCATCAGCACGGCCATGTCTTTCTTCGGGCCGCCAATGCCGAGTTGCACGCCGTAGATCAGGCCGTAGAGCACGTGCGCCGCATCCAGGTCGCCCGACGCCAGCTTGTCGCGCACGCCGGCCCAGGAGGCTTCTTTCGACGGCGTGATCTTGATGCCGTACTTCTTGTCGATGCCGAGCGTGGACGCCATGACCACCGAGGCGCAGTCCGTGAGCGGGATGAAGCCGACCTTCAGCTCCGTCTTCTCGGGCGCATCAGAGCCCGCGGCCCAGGCGCCGGCGCGCACCAGCGGATCGATCAATGCCACGGCACTGCCTCCTGCAATCGTCGCCGCGGCTTTCATGATGCTGCGGCGCTTCGGGTTGATCGGGTTGACGAGAGCGTCGGTCTTGTCTGGCGCGGCCATCCATGGCTCCAAAGAAAAGGCGTCCCGACGCGCGCCATCGCCCCATCGCCAAGGAAGGGTCGCAGAGCCGTGCGTCGGGACGCCGTTGTCCCGTGCCGATACCCACGTTGGCACCGGCTTCGCAGCGACACTTGCAAGGGGTATGCCAACGTTGAGCAATGGGTTTCGGCGATCCGGGTTCAGAGCGCCACGCGCCGAGCTTTTTTCTCGGTGTTCCGAGCTCGGAGCTCGGCGCGTGAGGCTTTTAGCTCGGCGATTGAGGTTCAGAGCTCGGCGCGCGAGGCTTTTAGCTCGGCCGTTGAGGCTCAGAGCTCGGCGCGCGAGGCTTTTAGCTCGGCGGATGGAGCTCAGAGCTCGGCGCGTCAGGCTTTTAGCTCGGCGGTTGAGGTTCGGAACTCGGCGTGTGAGGCTTTTGGCTCGGCGGATGGAGCTCAGAGCTCGACGTGCGAGGCTTTTTGCTCGGTGATTGAGGTTCGGAACGCCGCGTGTGAGGTCCGGAACACCGCGCGCGACTGGTGCGTTTCCAGCGCCGGAGTTGTGCGGCGCACCAAAACTGGGCGGTGGCCCGGCCGCTCAACTGGCCATCACATCGATCACGCGTTGCGCGGCTTCCACCAGCTTGATGTTGCGGTCCATCGCCATCTTGCGCAGGCGTTTGAAGGCATCGTCTTCCGACAGGTTCATCTGCTTCATCAGCAGGCCCTTGGCGCGCTCCAGCACTTTGCGTTCGGCCAGTTGCGTCTTGGCGGTGTCCAGCTCGGCGCGCAGTGC encodes:
- a CDS encoding CmpA/NrtA family ABC transporter substrate-binding protein, translating into MAAPDKTDALVNPINPKRRSIMKAAATIAGGSAVALIDPLVRAGAWAAGSDAPEKTELKVGFIPLTDCASVVMASTLGIDKKYGIKITPSKEASWAGVRDKLASGDLDAAHVLYGLIYGVQLGIGGPKKDMAVLMTLNNNGQAITLSNKLKAAGVKDGASLRAVMTKEKREYVFAQTFPTGTHAMWLYYWLAAHGIHPLQDAKAITVPPPQMVANMRVGNMDGFCVGEPWGARAIADNIGFTAETTQAIWKDHPEKVLGTTAEFVQKYPNTARALTAAVLEASKFIDASASNRRKTAETIAAKSYVNTDMDIILDRMLGRYSNGLGKTWDDPDPMRFYHDGAVNFPYLSDGMWFLTQHKRWGLLKAHPDYLAVAKQINRIDIYKQAAAATGTPLPKSDMRTAKLIDGVVWDAKNPAAYADGFKLKA